The following are from one region of the Populus trichocarpa isolate Nisqually-1 chromosome 8, P.trichocarpa_v4.1, whole genome shotgun sequence genome:
- the LOC18110563 gene encoding ubiquitin-like-specific protease ESD4 → MGALTSSGNHKRDHPCNYNPYSNSPDFHVSKKPRFSTMHQTRKFNNQTLGSSNSIASRISKYPETATKFRREVHAPCSFQKFTLSRVKSGGFSEKERNLGREGDVMGNFLSSKLDYAKQSAFGAIRYLVKEKEVIDVDDENEKIEKEIVSEDSSIEEVEAFEEDGREGGSAVLNWMLRNGVVGSENDGDVKILEERSVVTIDGNLGVENTGKMLGSLALNNEFGVLTVETYKKLLEDTERRNGRLGSLKFEIEYNEKRRDSFKALRPVKKEPVEKISREPFIPLTPEEETEVKQAFFPNNRRRVLVSHGNSNIDITGQILHCLAPGAWLNDEVINLYMDLLKERERREPKKFLKCHFFNTFFYKKLTGGGKGGYDYRAVKRWTTEKKLGYFLIDCDKIFVPVHQEIHWCLAVINKKDQKFQYLDSLKGRDNRVLESLAKYYAEEVKDKSKKDIDVSNWEREFVEDLPEQQNGYDCGVFMIKYADFYSRGIGLCFGQEHMPYFRLRTAKEILRLRAD, encoded by the exons atGGGTGCTTTAACGAGTAGTGGTAACCACAAAAGAGATCACCCATGTAATTATAACCCATATTCAAATTCTCCAGATTTTCACGTCTCTAAAAAGCCCAGATTCTCTACCATGCATCAAACCCGTAAATTCAACAACCAAACCCTAGGTTCTTCTAACAGTATTGCCTCTAGAATCTCTAAGTACCCAGAAACAGCTACGAAGTTTCGCCGAGAGGTTCATGCCCCTTGTAGTTTTCAGAAATTTACCTTGTCCAGGGTTAAAAGTGGTGGTTTTAGCGAAAAGGAGAGAAATCTTGGTCGTGAAGGTGATGTAATGGGGAATTTCTTGAGTAGCAAGTTGGATTATGCGAAACAAAGCGCGTTTGGTGCGATTAGATATTTGGTCAAAGAGAAAGAAGTgattgatgttgatgatgagaaTGAGAAGATTGAGAAAGAAATTGTGTCTGAGGATTCTAGTATTGAAGAAGTTGAGGCTTTCGAAGAGGATGGAAGAGAGGGAGGGTCTGCGGTTTTGAACTGGATGTTGCGAAATGGGGTTGTGGGCAGTGAGAATGATGGTGATGTTAAAATTTTGGAGGAGAGATCAGTGGTTACTATTGATGGGAATTTAGGTGTGGAGAATACAGGGAAGATGTTGGGTTCATTGGCATTGAATAATGAATTTGGGGTTTTGACTGTTGAGACTTACAAGAAGTTGTTGGAGGATACAGAGAGGAGGAACGGGAGGTTGGGATCATTGAAATTTGAGATTGAGTACAATGAGAAAAGGCGGGATTCATTTAAGGCCTTGCGACCTGTGAAGAAGGAACCTGTGGAG aAGATATCGCGAGAGCCTTTTATCCCTCTCACACCTGAGGAAGAAACCGAGGTTAAACAAGCATTTTTTCCCAACAATAG GAGGAGGGTCTTGGTCAGTCATGGAAATTCCAATATTGATATTACTGGACAAATTTTGCACTGCCTTGCACCAGGAGCATGGTTGAATGATGAG gtCATAAATTTGTATATGGATTTGCTTAAAGAAAGGGAAAGGAGAGAACCGAAGAAGTTCCTAAAATGTCATTTTTTCAATACCTTTTTTTACAAAAAG TTAACAGGTGGAGGTAAGGGTGGCTATGATTATAGAGCTGTCAAAAGATGGACCACAGAAAAAAAGTTGGGATATTTCTTGATTGACTGTGACAAA ATATTTGTCCCTGTTCACCAAGAGATACATTGGTGTTTGGCAGTCATTAACAAAAAGGATCAGAAGTTCCAGTATCTTGATTCACTCAAAGGAAGGGACAACAGAGTTCTTGAAAGTTtg GCTAAATACTATGCTGAAGAAGTTAAAGACAAGAGTAAGAAAGACATTGATGTAAGTAATTGGGAGCGTGAATTTGTTGAAGACCTTCCTGAACAACAGAATGG GTATGACTGTGGTGTGTTTATGATCAAGTATGCTGATTTTTATAGCAGAGGTATAGGGCTTTGTTTTGGCCAG GAGCACATGCCCTATTTTCGGTTGAGGACAGCCAAGGAAATTCTGAGATTGAGAGCTGACTGA
- the LOC18101800 gene encoding kinesin-like protein KIN-13A translates to MGGQMQQTNAAAAAATATALYDHAGAGGSLGPTSDAGDAVMARWLQSAGLQHLASPMASTGIDNRLLPNILMQGYGAQSAEEKQRLFKLMRNLNFNGESVPESYTPTAQTSAGVSSSDGFYSPEFRGDFGAGLLDLHAMDDTELLSEHVIPEPFDPSPLMPGASKGFENDFNVNSSRQQREQTDADLSVPFPTNEKENSSKENNVAKIKVVVRKRPLNKKELARKEDDIVTVYDNALTVHEPKLKVDLTAYVEKHEFCFDAVLDERVTNDEVYRVTVEPIIPTIFQRTKATCFAYGQTGSGKTFTMQPLPLRAAEDLVRLLRQPVYHNQRFKLWLSFFEIYGGKLFDLLSERKKLCMREDGRQQVCIVGLQEFEVSDVQIVKEYIERGNAARSTGSTGANEESSRSHAILQLAVKKHSEVKDSRRNNDVNESKSGKVVGKISFIDLAGSERGADTTDNDRQTRIEGAEINKSLLALKECIRALDNDQIHIPFRGSKLTEVLRDSFVGNSRTVMISCISPNAGSCEHTLNTLRYADRVKSLSKSGNAKKDQAVSSLPPTNKDASSTSSLPVSADVDGVYEQQEVKVPDMGRRVVEKETPSFNHTVDYDKQPSSFTSGFSYNGREESGLTSGLADRERYESNSSFGGLTSQKVHSLYTQHSVDTEEKAPKVSPTRRKGSREEKSEKSGNWLKKDGSGPDLPTGNSKQQNTGNFSAGNTGPRQYEPYPPPDGNINAILEEEEALIAAHRKEIEDTMEIVREEMKLLAEVDQPGSLIDNYVTQLSFVLSRKAAGLVSLQARLARFQHRLKEQEILSRKRVPR, encoded by the exons ATGGGCGGCCAGATGCAGCAAAccaatgctgctgctgctgctgctactgcaACCGCACTTTATGATCATGCCGGCGCTGGTGGGTCCTTGGGTCCCACTAGTGATGCTGGCGATGCGGTTATGGCTAGGTGGCTTCAGTCTGCCGGCTTGCAGCATCTGGCCTCTCCCATGGCTTCTACCGGCATCGATAATCGCCTCCTCCCTAATATTTTAATGCAG GGTTATGGAGCGCAATCTGCGGAAGAGAAACAGAGGCTTTTCAAGCTTATGAGAAACCTCAATTTCAATGGAGAGTCTGTTCCCGAGTCTTACACCCCAACTGCCCAAACTTCAGCTGGTGTTTCTTCCTCGGATGGCTTTTATTCTCCAGAGTTTAGGGGCGATTTTGGAGCTGGGCTTTTGGATCTTCATGCTATGGATGATACAGAGCTTCTATCTGAG CATGTCATCCCAGAACCATTTGATCCATCACCATTGATGCCTGGTGCTTCAAAAGGatttgaaaatgatttcaaCGTGAATAGTAGCAGACAACAAAGAGAGCAAACTGATGCAGATTTGTCAGTTCCGTTCCCTACTAATGAAAAAGAGAACAGCTCAAAGGAAAATAATGTGGCTAAAATTAAAGTTGTG GTACGTAAAAGACCGCTGAACAAGAAAGAGCTTGCTAGGAAGGAGGATGACATTGTAACCGTGTATGACAATGCTTTGACTGTCCATGAGCCCAAGCTAAAG GTGGATTTGACTGCATATGTCGAGAAGCATGAGTTCTGTTTTGATGCTGTTCTAGATGAGCGGGTCACCAATGATGAG GTATATCGGGTTACTGTGGAACCAATCATCCCCACCATTTTTCAGCGAACAAAAGCCACATGTTTTGCATATGGTCAGACAG GTAGTGGTAAGACATTCACAATGCAGCCCCTGCCTCTTAGAGCTGCTGAAGACCTTGTTAGATTGTTGCGTCAGCCAGTTTATCATAATCAGAGATTCAAATTGTGGCTTagcttttttgaaatatatggtGGAAAACTCTTCGATCTTCTCAGTGAAAGAAA GAAACTTTGTATGAGAGAAGATGGTAGGCAACAAGTTTGCATTGTTGGACTGCAAGAATTTGAAGTTTCTGATGTACAAATTGTCAAGGAATATATTGAGAGGGGGAATGCTGCCAGAAGTACAGGATCTACTGGTGCCAATGAAGAATCTTCAAGATCACATGCTATTTTACAACTCGCCGTTAAGAAGCACAGCGAAGTAAAGGACTCCAGGAGGAACAATGATGTGAATGAGTCTAAAAGTGGAAAAGTAGTTGggaaaatttcatttattgatCTTGCTGGCAGTGAACGAGGCGCAGACACCACTGACAATGACCGGCAAACAAG GATTGAAGGTGCAGAAATCAACAAGAGCCTTTTGGCTCTCAAGGAGTGCATTCGTGCTCTGGACAATGACCAGATCCATATACCATTCCGAGGGAGCAAGCTCACAGAAGTACTCCGTGATTCTTTCGTGGGCAACTCTAGGACAGTTATGATCTCTTGCATATCCCCAAATGCCGGCTCATGTGAACATACACTCAATACATTGAGATATGCAGATAG GGTTAAAAGTCTTTCTAAAAGTGGAAATGCAAAAAAGGATCAGGCTGTAAGTTCATTACCACCAACTAATAAGGATGCTTCCTCTACATCATCTCTGCCAGTCTCTGCTGATGTTGATGGTGTTTATGAGCAACAAGAGGTCAAAGTGCCAGATATGGGTAGAAGGGTTGTGGAAAAAGAAACTCCATCCTTCAATCATACTGTTGATTATGATAAACAGCCCTCAAGTTTTACATCAGGTTTTTCATACAACGGACGAGAAGAAAGCGGGTTGACTTCTGGCTTAGCAGACAGGGAGAGGTATGAAAGTAACAGTTCCTTTGGTGGCTTGACTAGTCAAAAGGTCCATTCATTGTACACCCAGCACTCAGTTGATACAGAAGAGAAAGCGCCGAAGGTGTCACCAACCCGCAGAAAAGGATCCAgagaagaaaaatcagaaaaatcaGGGAACTGGTTGAAAAAAGATGGCAGTGGACCTGATCTCCCCACTGGAAATTCGAAGCAGCAGAATACAGGAAACTTTAGTGCAGGTAACACTGGACCTCGACAGTATGAACCTTATCCTCCCCCTGATGGGAATATAAATGCAATACTAGAG gAAGAAGAGGCCCTAATCGCTgctcatagaaaagaaatagaGGATACAATGGAGATTGTTCGTGAA GAAATGAAACTGTTGGCGGAAGTTGACCAACCAGGCAGTCTGATTGACAACTATGTGACCCAGTTGAGCTTTGTGCTCTCGCGCAAAGCGGCTGGCCTGGTTAGCCTTCAAGCACGCCTTGCTAGGTTCCAGCATCGACTAAAGGAACAGGAGATACTTAGTCGGAAGAGAGTTCCTCGTTAA